The Salvelinus fontinalis isolate EN_2023a chromosome 36, ASM2944872v1, whole genome shotgun sequence genome window below encodes:
- the LOC129835165 gene encoding phospholipid scramblase 2-like: MSAPGYPSPHQGPGSYSTAPYPVPPGGYGDPNHAPPPVGFHMGYNQQQPHPGQPVMYQPVPMPEYGVPQMGPSPGYGGPMPGPEYGAPQMGPSPGYGGPMPGPRYGAPQMGPSPGYGGPMPGPEYGAPNSGPPAAISPAPAAVVPVGVPPGLEYLTQIDQILIHQKVELLEAFIGFETNNQYEIKNSLGQKIYKAKEKNDCCTRNCCGALRSFDMKIKDNMDREVIRLIRPYRCASCWFPCCLQELEVQAPPGTTIGYVSQDWNPCVPKFSIKGANKETVMKLEGPCFACNCCGDVNFKLTGKDGGKSIGRISKQWSGLIKEVFTDADNFGIQFPMDLDVKMKAVLMGTCFLIDFMFFEKVGNAKQRNTVFS, from the exons ATGTCAGCCCCAG GCTACCCATCCCCTCACCAGGGTCCTGGAAGTTACTCCACGGCCCCCTACCCTGTTCCTCCTGGTGGGTATGGTGACCCTAACCATGCTCCCCCACCGGTTGGCTTCCATATGGGCTACAACCAACAACAACCCCACCCAGGCCAGCCTGTGATGTACCAGCCTGTGCCCATGCCCGAATACGGGGTACCTCAAATGGGCCCCAGCCCAGGCTATGGTGGTCCCATGCCTGGGCCTGAGTACGGTGCACCTCAGATGGGCCCCAGCCCAGGCTATGGTGGTCCCATGCCTGGGCCCAGATACGGTGCACCTCAGATGGGCCCCAGCCCAGGGTATGGTGGTCCCATGCCTGGGCCTGAATACGGTGCACCTAACTCGGGCCCTCCTGCAGCCATCTCCCCAGCCCCTGCAGCAGTTGTGCCTGTTGGAGTTCCACCTGGTCTGGAGTACCTAACACAG ATTGACCAGATCCTTATACACCAAAAAGTGGAGTTGCTGGAAG cgTTCATTGGCTTTGAGACAAACAACCAGTACGAGATCAAGAACAGCCTGGGTCAGAAGATCTACAAGGCCAAGGAGAAGAATGACTGCTGCACACGCAACTGCTGCGGCGCCCTGCGTAGCTTCGACATGAAGATCAAGGACAACATGGACCGCGAGGTCATCCGCCTCATACGACCCTACCGCTGTGCCTCCTGCTGGTTTCCCTGCTGCCTGCAAGAG CTCGAGGTCCAAGCACCGCCTGGCACCACCATAGGTTATGTGTCCCAGGACTGGAACCCCTGCGTGCCCAAGTTCTCCATCAAGGGGGCCAACAAGGAGACTGTAATGAAGCTGGAGGGACCCTGCTTTGCCTGCAACTGCTGCGGGGACGTCAACTTCAAG CTGACGGGAAAAGATGGAGGCAAGTCCATCGGCCGCATCAGTAAACAGTGGAGTGGCCTGATAAAGGAGGTCTTCACCGACGCGGACAACTTTGGCATCCAGTTCCCCATGGACCTGGACGTCAAGATGAAGGCCGTGCTCATGGGCACCTGTTTCCTCATC GATTTCATGTTCTTCGAGAAGGTTGGCAACGCAAAACAGCGCAACACCGTCTTTTCATAA